The genomic stretch GTGAAATGGGCCTTTCGCTGGAAAAATTTATGGAATTGGGACTAGAGGCCATGCGGGGCATCAGCAATGAGCTAGGGTTGTAAAAAGTTTAAATTCATAAAATCAGGGTAATATTTATACATAATCAAAATTTTTATTTCTTCAGGGAGGCTTTAGTTTGATTACCAAAGAAGAAATACTCGCCTTCATGCGGGAAAAAACTTACAAACCGATGACGGCAGAAGAACTGGTTAATGCCCTAGAGGTCCGCGAGATTGAACATTTCTTGGCCCTTCTGCGGGAATTGGAGCAGGAGGGTAAAATAATCTTTACGCGGAAAAAAAAGTATGGTTTGCCGGAGAAGATGGGCTTGGTGGTAGGGAGACTTCACGGACATCCGAAGGGGTTTGCTTTCGTTATTCCCGACACCCCGGGGATGGAGGACGTTTATATTGGTGCCGATGGTCTCAACGGAGCTATGCACAATGACCGGGTGGTGGCCCGTGTCCATCGGAGACAGGTTGATGGGCAGCAGCCGGAGGGAGAGATAATTCGTATTTTGGAAAGGGCCAACCGGTTTGTAGTAGGAACTCTGGAACGAAGCCGCCATTTTGGATTTGTAGTACCGGACGAAACCAGGATTGCTCAAGATATATTTATTTCCCGGAACGACCTTAATGGGGCGCGTCAAAACGATAAGGTGGTCGTGGAGATTGTTCGGTGGCCCGAAAAAAGACGCAACCCGGAAGGAAAAGTGGTTGAAATTCTGGGTCGCCGGGGAGAGCCAGGAGTAGATATTATATCCATAATGCGGAAATACCAGTTGCCGGAAGAATTTCCTCTACCGGTCATGAAGGAGGCGGAGAAGATACCCCTTACTATCTCCGAAGAGGATCTCCAAGGCCGGAAGGATTTACGGGATTGGACAATTGTGACTATTGACGGAGAAGATGCCAAGGATCTTGATGACGCAGTTTCCATACAAGTACTTGACAACGGCAACTTTCTGCTGGGCGTGCATATTGCCGATGTATCTCACTATGTTAAAGAAGGAAGTGAGTTGGACCGCGAGGCCTACCGGCGGGGAACCAGTGTTTATTTGGTCGACCGGGTGATTCCCATGTTACCTCCTCGGCTTTCCAATGGTATTTGCAGCCTAAACGCCGGAGAAGACCGGTTGACGGTAACGGTTCTCATGGAGGTTGACCGGGAGGGACAGGTAGTTCGCTATGATATTTTTAAGTCCGTAATCCGAGTTAAAGAGCGTATGACCTATACTAATGTAAGGAAAATACTACTGGAAGAAGATCCAGTATTGATGGAACGGTACGGGGAACTAATAGGTAGTTTTCGCCTGATGGAACAGCTCTGCCGGATTTTATACCGGCGGCGGCTCGAGAGAGGGGCTATTGATTTTGATTTTCCCGAAGTCAAAGTAAGGCTTGATGAACAGGGTAAGCCTGTGGAGCTTATTAGAGTGGAACGAAGCATTGCCGAACAGATTATTGAGGAATTTATGGTACTGGCTAACGAAACGGTGGCCGAACATTTTTACTGGCTGGAAGCTCCTTTTGTTTACCGGGTGCATGAGAAACCCGACCCAGAAGCTGTGAAGCAACTCAATCAATTCTTAAAAAGATTTGGTTACCACGTCAAGGGAGTCGAGAATGAAATACATCCGAGGGCTTTTCAGGAAGTGGTTGAGCAGGTAGAAGGGAAGCCTTCGGCCAGAATCATTAATACGGTAATGTTACGCTCCATGAAACATGCCCGTTACGCCTCGCAGTGCCTGGGGCATTTTGGACTGGCTGCTCCCTACTACTGTCACTTTACTTCCCCCATCCGGCGCTATCCGGACTTGGTTATCCACCGGGTGATCGGTGAGATATTGAATAAAGGAGCTCTTTCTTCTCGGCGCAAAGCCAAGCTGGAGAGAAAGATGCCGGATTATGCGAAGCAGTCTTCCATAAGGGAATTGGTGGCGGAAGAGGCGGAACGGGAAACCCTGGATTTGAAAAAAGTGGAATACATGCAGAGGCACCTGGGCGATGTTTTCCCGGCGGTAGTCAGCAACGTAGTCCCCTACGGTATGTTTGTGGAAATGGAAAACCTGGTGGAAGGTTTTGTCCATGTTTCTACCTTGACGGATGACTACTATGAATACCAGGAGGCGGAGTTTTGCTTGTTGGGGCAGCATACCAGGAAGAGCTATCGCATTGGAGATATAGTTACGGTACAGGTGGTGCGGGTGGATACCGAAGCCCGTAGGATAGATTGTGAGTTGGTTTCCGGCTAGACGCTATATAGATAGGTTGGAGACAGTCCGCTTCTTCAGAACAGGCTCAACTGTTTAAATTTTGGGTTGCTATTTACATTTTTTTGGTTAACCTGCTCTACCCAGCTTTTCTGTTCCAGGCAATCCGGAGGAATTTCCCGGACAAATGGAGAACAGCAGGAGGAAGCCTTCGACCCGAAGCGCGCCCGGTTCCTGGCGGATAACAGGATGAGCATGTCTTTGGCCCGGGTCAGGCCAACGTAGAACAGGCGGCGTTCTTCCGCCAGGGTATCCTCTTTTGCCGTAGAAGTTTTCCGTTCGGTCAGGGGAATCAATCCATCTTCAACACCGGCAATAAATACTACGGGAAATTCCAACCCTTTGGCGGCATGTAAGGTCATCAGAGATACTGTCTCCACGGAAGCTTTATTATTGCCCATGCGCTCATAGTCGGCCTCCTGTGCCAGGACGATCCTGTGTAGAAAGGCAGGAAGGTCGCTGAAACGGGATGCCACTTGCAGCAGCCGGTCCATAGCTTGTATCTGCCCTAGATTATTTTCTTCTATCCAATGAGCCAGGATTTTACTCGGAAGTTCGGTTTTTATCAAAGACCTGTATTTTTCCAGCGCATTTCTGAAGGCCAACAGCCTGTCCGTAAGGGCTGTCCCGGACGCTCTCCCGCCTTCCGTTAATTCTGTTATCGCCTTCCAGGCTGAACAGTTCATTTTTCTGGCTGTTTCCCGGACCAAAGCTATACCCTCCCGCCCTAGGTCGAAACGGCCCCTGCCCAAACATCGATAGAGATGAAAATCATCTTCTGGCTGTATTACGCACCGGAAAAAGGCCAGAGTCTCCCGGACG from Calderihabitans maritimus encodes the following:
- the rnr gene encoding ribonuclease R — its product is MITKEEILAFMREKTYKPMTAEELVNALEVREIEHFLALLRELEQEGKIIFTRKKKYGLPEKMGLVVGRLHGHPKGFAFVIPDTPGMEDVYIGADGLNGAMHNDRVVARVHRRQVDGQQPEGEIIRILERANRFVVGTLERSRHFGFVVPDETRIAQDIFISRNDLNGARQNDKVVVEIVRWPEKRRNPEGKVVEILGRRGEPGVDIISIMRKYQLPEEFPLPVMKEAEKIPLTISEEDLQGRKDLRDWTIVTIDGEDAKDLDDAVSIQVLDNGNFLLGVHIADVSHYVKEGSELDREAYRRGTSVYLVDRVIPMLPPRLSNGICSLNAGEDRLTVTVLMEVDREGQVVRYDIFKSVIRVKERMTYTNVRKILLEEDPVLMERYGELIGSFRLMEQLCRILYRRRLERGAIDFDFPEVKVRLDEQGKPVELIRVERSIAEQIIEEFMVLANETVAEHFYWLEAPFVYRVHEKPDPEAVKQLNQFLKRFGYHVKGVENEIHPRAFQEVVEQVEGKPSARIINTVMLRSMKHARYASQCLGHFGLAAPYYCHFTSPIRRYPDLVIHRVIGEILNKGALSSRRKAKLERKMPDYAKQSSIRELVAEEAERETLDLKKVEYMQRHLGDVFPAVVSNVVPYGMFVEMENLVEGFVHVSTLTDDYYEYQEAEFCLLGQHTRKSYRIGDIVTVQVVRVDTEARRIDCELVSG